CCTCATCTGCTGCTATTTATCATTTTTCTCTGTCAGATCCATtactaaaatatacattatatagCCATCAATCATGAATTCTAAAACTGAATAATGACAAATACCTCACAACCAGTTGTATACGTCCATCCGGCCAAGTGTCATCACAGatatgcaaaatatatatacatactttatGCATATGTCTTCCTTGTTACGTGTCTTCCAGGTCCTGTTTATGAAATGTCAAGAAGGTAGTAAGAAGTATGTTGCAACAGGGtgagattttaccagaaatacacagcaaaaaaaaatctattttgagcCTCACATGATCAATGCTAAATTAAACTACTTCCTATTGATTGTAGCATTCATTTAAATTATAACTCCTCAAGTAATGAATATTATATAATTGCAtcactttttaaatttgaatactGTGTCAAATGCTTGCACATATCTTCAGATATTATGTCTGCACTCATAGACTTTGTTTATTCAGCTGCATATTTACTTTGTGGATGTTATGGTAGCTATCTAAGCTGACCCTACtgttgactggtcgccagtcaatttCCCAATTTCCCACTCATTCATCAAAGGATCAGCGTTTGTTGTCTCAGCGGGGACGTACATTTCTTGTGAAAATTTTGCAGTCCTACTTTCCCTCCAGTCTTGTGTCCACTCTCCTGCTTGGTCTTGCATGGATGGTTGCTGTATTGTCCCCTGAGGCAAACAGATGATTTACAATTAAACTctttcttgttttcattttcttattACTTTTGGACCATTAATGAAATTTCCCTACAAATTTACAGGAAGTGGAATGCTGCAaatattaatgcaaaaaaaaaaaaaaacagaagggaAATGTCCATCCATGGTTTCCCATGATTCATAAGAAGGGTGACATGGGCACTGATGCTAGAATAATTACATAGTGTATGCCTCACTCCTTTCTACTAGTCCCTGACCTAGTAGAGGCACACATATACAATGTAGATGTTACGCCTCACATGGTTGGATTGACATATATAGAACTACTAATAGTATACTATTGCAATGTGGTCAGatacaataaatgcatttttttgcagcttAATAAGACAAGATCAGTATGATTAATTTTCTCTACCCTCACAAAGGATACAGGTATTTTAActgtggaacattttttttgtatttctttcttaTGCTTTTGATAACACAGTGGTAGAATATAAACTTAATcggatttttgtgtgtatttttaaaaattaattgagAGAATGCCGACTCATTCTACCATTTTTCCAATTTATGAAAGCATTTCTTTAATGCATACTAGAATTAAGAGTACGTATAGTATTACAGACTAAGAATTAATGATTCCCCAAATTACGAATTACAGTGAACGTCTCATTTTGAGCGTGGTTTTGTCGTCCAATCAGTGGTCGTGAAAAAAGACACGTCGAGACTGTCAAAACTAAAACATGGCGACCTCCTGAGAATAAACAACACAGCTTCAATTCTGGATGTTGTCCTGACAAAACCTGACAATGGTGGGTTTAATAATTACTTAATAATGCACACTCTACTGTCATATATGTAACTTGGTTTGTTATTGTGACGGAAAAAGCTGTCAAATAGTTACAATGTTGTCGCTCTATTATGCTGAATGTAAAACTGCTACTATCAACTATACTGACTTGTATTCTTCTATGGCAGATTTCTGATTCAAATGCCTTCGAAGCACGAGACTTTCTCCGCGTGAGAGGATCTCTGGAGCTCAAATGTCTTCTGGACAGCTCAGATGGTATGTTGCAACGTCATTAAATATGAATCAACGAGGCGATTTCTAtcaattctatttttctttcagTGACACTAATGCAAGAAGCCATATCAAGAACATTTGAGAACCTACGTTCTCATGTGAAGTTTGACTCTTGCGTCCTCAAAGTCCAGGACAGCCCAGTTATTATTTGGCCAAATAAAAGTGTCCACATGACGCCAAAAGAAATAACTGCAAGCACATTATGTGAAGAGCTACATAAGTGGAtacggtatgtttttttttcttacacaaGATCCATGTACTTCctactgtattttatttgcatttcagGACAGAAGGACAAGAGATGGGTGacaaaaagtcagcaaaaaagaagggcaaaaaaatatgtttggctGTATGTTAATCCATTTTTCCCCTACAATAGTGAAATTATgagattaaataaattaaaatgtctcATTGCATGTCACTTTAACTACGTTTTGTGCCATTTAGAGAGTAATCAGCCTCCACCTGATGATGGAGGCGACAAAGCCAGGTCCCCTCCCTGCACCCATCCTTTGCAGAACCATCCAGAAGTCCCACTTCCTCTCTGCAACACTTCCTATTGACTGTGCCATCTATATCCACCCCACTAAAACCATCAAAGAGTAATTATAACATATAAAAGATGTATTATTTCAAAGAACCAAGTAAAACTTGtgatttaataattgtttatctCCAATTATCCAGTGCCTGTGATTGTTTGATGGTGGCGATTACAAAGCAGTTGCACGAGATGGAGCGAGAGATGCTGTGCCACATGAAGGGGACGACGATATTGGTCCCACAGCCTTTTCACTTCCTGCTCCCAAATCCTATAGGACTGGTGACAGCAGTATATCCTGCGGGGGTGCCCGACAGCCAGCTAGAGACCCAGCGTAAGGTACATGTCCAATTCACAACTGGAGAGTATTTTACAGGCCACTAGGGAGCAGTGCCTTCTCCCTATTTTcgttttaaaagtccaaataatataaacaaatagaCACCATAATAACATTGTCCTTACATCGCAGTTATTCATCTATTGCGGTCTGGGAACCTATTAAATTTAATAAAGATGTAATACTGTAATCatattttcatcaatttaatttggaaaaaatgaatcaatctcCTTATTAGATTATTTTAACTTGCACTACATTTTGGATCTGCAATGTTTTtccagtgtatttttttgtgcttaaaaACTAATCTGTTgctgttgggggaaaaaaatcaataacaaaaaaaaccctgttaCATCTCTGAAACTTaacaaatattaataacaaGTATTTTGTTAAACATTCAACCTGTGCTTTTGTAGAAGCTACATGAGCGCTTTGAACTACCAGAGGACAAGCCCTATTTTAGAAGAGCCAACGCTTATCACTTCCCGAATGAACCCTACAAAGACGGTTATCTCCGAAACCCTCACCTTGTGCTCACGCATCCTACCTTGGATGATGGAAAGGTAAAAAGTTATTTGAGTATTTACTGGAATCCTGTCCCTAACAATAATGCTgattatttctgtattttagttGTACTTGGTGCAGGGGCTGTACAGTTACCACCACTACATGCAGGACCGTATGGACGATAATGGCTGGGGCTGCGCTTATCGTTCCCTACAAACTATCTGCTCCTGGTTCCAGCAGCAAGGTTATGTGGAGAGAGCCGTTCCCACACATAAGGAGATTCAGCAGGTAATATTAATCAAATGGgatctttattttattaatacaaAACCTTATTTGACTCCCATTTTAGTTCATTTGTGTatgtgatttattattattattattttaggcaTTAGTGGATGTTGGAGACAAACAAGCGACATTTGTGGGCTCCCGTAAGTGGATTGGATCTTTTGAGGTTCATGCAGTTTTGAACCAACTCCTCGGGGTCACGTCTAAGATTTTACTCGTGAGGTTTGTGTGCCTTGAATGATGTCTGCTAGATTTATATCATAGATTTATATTGTGATGAATACTTGTAATTTCAGTCAGGGTTCAGAGATGGCCTCAAAAGGAAGAGAACTGGCCAACCACTTCCTGTCTGAAGGGACACCGGTGATGATTGGTGAGATTTTCACTTTGAGGTTTAaagctgtttttaaaaatgtgcttatcagacACTAAAGAAGGTGCTCTTGCAAAATTTTATTCCAGGCATTACATGATTACTTTTAATTCATcagaattgtttgttttttccatatcagtgtttttatatatagataGCATATGTGAATCATTCTCTAAAAGCCGTTTGAAATATATTTCGCTACGCATGTGGTACTTAcagtattctttattttttttttaagtttcccgGTCCATTCGTTAAGTATTGCATCTCTTCTTTGATAGAAAGTATTTAtatccatttttaaattattttttaaaatcctttgtttcactttttgaaTTAAACTACTGGTATACTTTCCTATCCAGTATTTTTCAGAATATAAGTCACATCTGTGTGTGAGCGGCATTTTTTCGGGAATTTGATTCTATAAAATCCATAGTAAAgatacaaaatacaacaaaaaaaactttcacaCTCCTAGCCAACTAAGAAATTAAACTGCATCTTATCGcccggaaaatatggtaattaaaatggattgggaTGCACCcgtattttgaaaatgttcaatttagTCATGTTAAAAGTCCTTTCTCTCTTGCAGGTGGTGGCGTTTTAGCTCATACCATCCTTGGTGTTGCTTGGAGTGAGACCACCGGGCAGATTCGCTTTCTCATCCTGGATCCGCATTACACAGGTGCAGAAGACTTGCAAGTCATCACAGAAAAGGTGGGTTGGTACCCTGCAACATATTTCCATGAGACATTGTTGACTTTGGTTTTGGTGTCTTGTGCGTTTCTTCAGGGATGGTGCGGCTGGAAAGGACCTGAGTTTTGGGATCAAACTGCGTATTATAATATGTGTCTTCCGCAAAAGCCGAAAGCAATTTAATCTACCGCAAAGACTGCtgagaaaaagaataaaactaCAAATCAACATCAGGTTTGGACTTATCACAAGCtccttttcaatttcaatttagCAACCACTTCATTGGATTTACAAACAAGAGCCAATTTAAAAACTTAGATCTACAAAGATCATTTTCTCAAATAGGTATTATTTTTCAATAAGCAATGGAAACTGTAACACTCTATTTAGGCATAATTTGagcatatttttaaaatcataccTGTCCATGTACGTGCCCCCTAAGTTTTTATGGGGCTATTTATTTACATAATGAAtactaaaaaaatctatatatagtCAAGTTGTTTTGTTTCTATTGTTAAGTTTAACACGTTTTAAAACTACAAACGTACCAACTCGTAAAACGTACGCTGTGCATTGATCTCGAGTGACCTCTACTGGGAATATTGTGCCATTGTAGTCAACACGTTGTCATCGTCAGGGGGTGACAACAACCTTTAAATGCGCTGACATCATCGCGTAATGCCTTTGAGGTGGGTAATTGACATGCTGATGTAATTTGGATCCGTCATTCGAGTGCGGCTTTGattaaaactgtcatttttgtaGCACCTTGCGTGTCAGCGACGCTGCGCTTTTTTAAACAGACTTGGAATCCGATCCTTTGGTTTCCAAGCTGGTGCGGCCTTGCTCGAAACTTGACATGAGTCCCGTGAAGGCACCGCGGAACCGGAGGTGACGTCAGTCGGTCGGTTCAGACGCGGCTCGTCTTTCTGCATTTTAAACAAGGCGCTCCAACGACCATGTACAACCCCAGCGATTTGGAAGGTGACGTCGACCACTCCTTTTTTGACAGCGACTTCGACGACGACAGAGGCGGGGGAAGAGGACGCGAGAGTGAGGAAAATGCGCCCATCCGTGCGCCTAGCCGCTCCTTCGTGGCGTTCCTGGCCAACGAAGCGGTGGAAGACGGGGGGAGCTTGAGTAGCACGGACGACAACCGCTTGCCGACCTCGGCGTCCCGAGCAGCCAGCAAGTCCCCCCGAGAGAAACGGCCGACGAGTTCCTCCTCCAACCGCTCCAGCCGCCCGAGCTCTCGCAGCGGATCGCGGAAGAAAGGCCGAGAACCGTCCCCGCGCGTCCCCAGCAGGGCGTCCAACAGGTTCTCCTTGGCTGAAGATTCCGACTACACGCTGAGGGAGGACGTCAGTCCGGCTTCGTCACCTTTCCAACACCTCCAGTTCGCGGAGGGCGAGGAAGGCAGTCTCCGGGGGCAGCGGCGAGGCAGTACGCGCATCAGTCGGCCCGGAAGCATCCTGCGTCAGGATGGGAACTTGAACGCAGGTGCGTTAGTCCTCATCTTTTACCACATTCGCTCTGGTAGTTCTGCTCAGGTAAGCCATTCATTTGCGGCAATTAAGGAAACAACTTGTAGAATGCACCAAATTGCCCTCTTTGctgataaataaaaacatgttatttcCAAACACACTTTactttaattgaattaaatcgttttattgtcattttataggtataatgagattttaagcTTCACCACGAagtacacaaacaacaacaaacaaaccgccaaataaataatacataagcATTCAAGTAgttgggaggaaacccacgcaggcccggagagagcatgcaaactccacacaagtggaccgacctggatttgaagcaaaaaaacatccTCAGGTGCTAGTGAAAATGGAATTATAGGAAATTGTGATTGATTGATGTTTGAAACTGTTAGATGAAAATGTAGAAATCAAAAATTTAAACAATATATCACGTCACTGATGTAAGTAGCCCATATGCCTAAAAAGGGATGAAAACTGAATTTGGatttaattgatgtttggatATTTCAGACGCTGACTCGTTGGCCAGCGGAAGCGTCGTACAGGAAAACCTAATCCTTCACTGCAGAGGAAGACCGGGTCGGAAGAACTTCACCTTCAATAACAATGAAGTGCAACGCATCGACCACGAAAATCAGCGCCTCTTGCGGGTGCTGTCTCGCATCTCTTTAGCACCCGGCGCCATTGTCAACCAGTTTACTCGGAAGCAAACCGCCCCGCACGTTCCCCACAGCTCTGTCAACCGCCTGCGAGAGCAGAAACGCATCGATAAGGATAACCAAGTGAGT
This region of Stigmatopora nigra isolate UIUO_SnigA chromosome 6, RoL_Snig_1.1, whole genome shotgun sequence genomic DNA includes:
- the ufsp2 gene encoding ufm1-specific protease 2 isoform X1 codes for the protein MISDSNAFEARDFLRVRGSLELKCLLDSSDVTLMQEAISRTFENLRSHVKFDSCVLKVQDSPVIIWPNKSVHMTPKEITASTLCEELHKWIRTEGQEMGDKKSAKKKGKKICLARVISLHLMMEATKPGPLPAPILCRTIQKSHFLSATLPIDCAIYIHPTKTIKDACDCLMVAITKQLHEMEREMLCHMKGTTILVPQPFHFLLPNPIGLVTAVYPAGVPDSQLETQRKKLHERFELPEDKPYFRRANAYHFPNEPYKDGYLRNPHLVLTHPTLDDGKLYLVQGLYSYHHYMQDRMDDNGWGCAYRSLQTICSWFQQQGYVERAVPTHKEIQQALVDVGDKQATFVGSRKWIGSFEVHAVLNQLLGVTSKILLVSQGSEMASKGRELANHFLSEGTPVMIGGGVLAHTILGVAWSETTGQIRFLILDPHYTGAEDLQVITEKGWCGWKGPEFWDQTAYYNMCLPQKPKAI
- the ufsp2 gene encoding ufm1-specific protease 2 isoform X2, translated to MSSGQLRWTEGQEMGDKKSAKKKGKKICLARVISLHLMMEATKPGPLPAPILCRTIQKSHFLSATLPIDCAIYIHPTKTIKDACDCLMVAITKQLHEMEREMLCHMKGTTILVPQPFHFLLPNPIGLVTAVYPAGVPDSQLETQRKKLHERFELPEDKPYFRRANAYHFPNEPYKDGYLRNPHLVLTHPTLDDGKLYLVQGLYSYHHYMQDRMDDNGWGCAYRSLQTICSWFQQQGYVERAVPTHKEIQQALVDVGDKQATFVGSRKWIGSFEVHAVLNQLLGVTSKILLVSQGSEMASKGRELANHFLSEGTPVMIGGGVLAHTILGVAWSETTGQIRFLILDPHYTGAEDLQVITEKGWCGWKGPEFWDQTAYYNMCLPQKPKAI
- the cfap97 gene encoding cilia- and flagella-associated protein 97, yielding MYNPSDLEGDVDHSFFDSDFDDDRGGGRGRESEENAPIRAPSRSFVAFLANEAVEDGGSLSSTDDNRLPTSASRAASKSPREKRPTSSSSNRSSRPSSRSGSRKKGREPSPRVPSRASNRFSLAEDSDYTLREDVSPASSPFQHLQFAEGEEGSLRGQRRGSTRISRPGSILRQDGNLNADADSLASGSVVQENLILHCRGRPGRKNFTFNNNEVQRIDHENQRLLRVLSRISLAPGAIVNQFTRKQTAPHVPHSSVNRLREQKRIDKDNQSLLKRLEYVKSTPGLKRSNQLSDYQRQARFQATPCEVCEAATNRLPSSVAAMSSIRGSTSQIGTRATSASSNAARSKALLAARPPFCC